A segment of the Halovivax limisalsi genome:
CTCCACGCGATCGAGCACCTGAACGGTGAGCACGGTCACGACGACGGACCCACGGAGGTGGAAGCATGAGCCTGCAGCAAAGCGCCCTCGATCTGACGACGCTCGCACTCGCGGAACTACCGCTCTATCACGGCTACATGCCGTCGAGCGAAACCACCGGGTTCCCGGGGCCCGGCTCCTGGCTGATCTTCGGCGTCATCCTGATGCCGGTGTACGTGATGACGATCTCCTGGTTCGTCGGCAAGCCCAAGGACTCGAGTACGGGGCTGCTCGGCGTGCTCTACCTCGTCGGGGTGACGGCCAACATGTGGATCGGCATGCTCGTCCTCACGGTCCTCATCGGCGTCGTCTTCTACGGCGGCGCGCCGTCGCCGATCGGGTAACGAACTCGCCGCGTTTGGCTGCGGTTTTCATCCGTTTTGCGGGCCCGTCGAGTGAACTAGCAAACATACAAGAGTCGTCCACGTCCTAGTATACGAGTACTGCACCATGAGTCACACCGCAGACGACGTCTACGACGCGCTCGAATCCGTCACGGATCCCGCTCTCGGTGACGACATCGTCTCGCTTGGCCTCGTCAACGACGTCTCGATCGAGGAGGACACGGCGACCATCTCCCTCGCGCTGAACACCCCCTACGCCACGGAGGAACTCGAGCTCGGCACGGCGGTCCGTGACGCCGTCTCCGAGCTGGGGCTCGAACCGGACATCCGGGCGAAGGTCAGCGAGGAGCTGGGCTTCGACACCGAGGTCCTGCCCCGCGTGAAGAACGTCATCGCCGTCTCCTCGGGGAAAGGGGGCGTCGGCAAGACCACCGTCGCGGCCAACCTCGCCGCCGGCCTCGAACGGAAGGGCGCGATGGTTGGCCTGCTCGACGCGGACATTCACGGCCCGAACGTGCCGCGGATCCTCCCCGTCGAGAGCGAACCCGGCGTCACGCCGGACGACAACCTCGTGCCGCCGCGATCCGACGGGGTTCGGATCATCTCCACCGGCTTCCTGCTCGAGGACGAGGACGATCCGGCCATGCTCCGCGGTCCGATGGTCAACAAGTTCATGATGAAGTTCTTCGAGGGCGTCGAGTGGGGCCGGCTGGACTACCTCGTCGTCGACCTCCCGCCGGGGACCGGCGACGCGACGCTGAACCTCCTGCAGGCGATGCCCGTCACGGGAACCGTCATCGTCACGACGCCCCAGGACATGGCGCTCGACGACACGCGCAAGGGCATCCAGATGTACAACGAACACGACACGCCCGTCTTCGGTATCGTCGAGAACATGAGCACGTTCATCTGTCCGAGCTGCGGCGACGAACACCGGCTGCTCGGGGATCGCGAAGGCGTCGAACGGACGCTGTCGGACTACGATGTCCCGTTGCTCGGCTCCTTACCCATGCATCCCGATTTCGGCGCCGACGGCTCCCGCGGCGCGCTCGCGAAGGACGAGGACAGCCCCGTCGGCGACCAGGTTCGCGATCTCGTCGACACGATCGCCGATCGCATCAGTGCAGTCAATCGGCAGAAGGTCGCGTCCCACCGGGGCGAGGCCGGCGACGACGAAGACGCGGAGACGCCGTCGATCAAGAGCGAGTACGACGTGTTCGAGTAAACTTCCAGCAGTCTCGATTGCGGTTCCGGCCAGCTCCGACGGGTCGAGGTCGGACCCGCGTTCGCTTCTCGCAACCGCCACCACTCGCGCCCGATCGGGTAGCTGCCCTGTGTCTCGATGGCGTCACCCCTCGAGGCGCGACTCGACGTACCGGCGGACGTGGTCGTCCATGCGCCGTTTGTAGCCGGCCCGCCGCGCGAGTCGGTCGAGTTCTCGCGAGACTAACGTCCCGTACTGGAGGGCCTTCTTCGAGCGATCGGCGACGTCGGCCGGCAGGTGTTCCCGGGCGATGCGGCGGAGGCCGACCTTTCGCGTCGACCCGGCGACGAGGAGGGAGTCGGGCAGGGCCAGCGCGGGTTCGACGACCGCGTCGTGGAGGTACGGCGTTACCGGCTCGACGCCGGCCGCCTCGACGGCCAGGACGTCGCGTTCGAGTTGCGTCGGAAGGGTCGCGAGCTGTTCGCGAACGGCGCCCCGGACCGTCGTCGCGTCGACCCGGTGATCGAGCGTCGCGACCTTCTCGTAGCCCCCGAAGAGCTCGTCGGCACCCTGGCCCAGGACGAGGCGATCGATCCCGTCCGTTGCGGCGGCCGACGCGACCAGGTAGATCGCGGTGGCGATGGCGACGTCCATCGCGTTCGTCCGATCGATCGCCCGCGCGACGGTCGGGACGGCCCGCTCGACGTCCTCGATCGAGAGCTCGCGCACGCGCAGATCGTCCGCGCGTCCCATCGCCGCGGCCGCGGAGCGAGCGGCCTCGACGTCGTGGCCGTCCGGAAGCCCCACGACGTACAGCGGCGTCTCGCCGAACGCCGCCAGCAGCGCCGAGTCGACGCCGCCGGAGAAGGCGACCGCGGTCGATGCTGCAACCTCGGTTCCCTCGCCACTTCCGTCCGCGCGAGCGGTCGATTCGAGTTCCGCGCGGCTCACTCGTTCGAGTGCGGATTCGACCCGATCGAGCGACTCGGCTATCGGTTCCGGTTGCGGGAGGCGCCAATCCCCGGGTCCCTTTCGAGCGACGGCTCCGTTTCGCCCGGCGATCGTCCCGGCCGGCACCGCGACCGGTTCCTCGAGCACTGTCGGTCGATGACCCCACCTCTGGGGCTCGACGGCGCCGATTCCCTTCCAGACGGGCGACCCTGGGCCGGGTGGCTCCGAGAACGATGTGGGGTCCGCCTCGGCTTCGTCGACACTGTCGAGGACCCCGGCCTCGACGAACAGCGGGACGCGCCCGAGGACGTCGCGGACGAGCCGGCCGTCGTACGCGCCGGCGAAGCCGCCGGTGCCGGGGAGCGGGTCGTTCGTCTCGATCGCCTCGTGTATCCGTTCAGGGGTCCCCCGGCCGGATCCGAAGCGAAGAGCGGTCGCGTCGGGCATTCAAAAGAGTCCGGTGAGTCCGCTGACGACGCGGCGTTTGACGCCGCCGGCCGCCTGCCGGAAGCTGATGTGCCAGGGGGTGCGCTTGCCGTCGACGGTCGTCTCGCCGGCCTCGATGGCGTCGACGATGGCCTCGGCCGTCGGCTCGTCCGTGTGGACGTGCGTGACCGCCTGGCCGACCATCTCGCTGATGTGGGCGTCGCTGCCGGCGGTCATCGGCAGATCGTGCGTGCGCGCGAACCGCCTGGCCTGCCGGTTCGACCGACCCGTCAACAGTCGCGAGTTGTAGACCTCGATGGCGTCGGCCGCGGCGAGTTCCGTTCGCGTGATGCGGGCCATCACGCCGTGGCGCGACTCCTGAAAGGGATGCGGAATAACGGCGATGCCGCCGCGATCGTGGATCCGGTCGAGCGTCTCGCCGAAGGAGAGTCCGGGCGCGACCGCCTCCTCGATGCCGATCCCGAGCACGTGGCCGGCCTTGCTCGAAATTTCCATGCCGGGGATGCCGACGAGCCCGTACGACGGGGCCAGTTCGACGGCGTCGAGGCTGGCGGCGATCTCGTCGTGATCGGTGATCGCGATGGCGTCGAGCCCGACCGCCGCGGCCTGCTCGAGGACCAGCTCGACCGGATCACGCCCGTCGTGGGACAGCGACGTGTGGGTGTGAAGTTCCACCGTCTGCACGCCCTGACGTTGCCCCCCACCGATCAAAAGGGAATCGGTCCGGTTCGTGGGGCGTTCGGCCCCAGACACGGGAGGACGTCACGGTCCGGCCGTCCGGGAACGATCGCGTTCTCAGGCGAGTTCGTCGGTCAGCAGATCGCGCAGGACCATGTGGAGGACGCCGCCGTGTTCGACGTACTCCACTGCCGACGGCGTCGCGACCTGCGCGGTGACCTCGAACGTGGTCGTCTCGCCCGCCTCGGGTTCGGCCGTGACGGTGAGGCGCTGGTCGGGTTCGAGTCCGTCCTCGAGCCCCTCGATCGTGTAGTATTCGGTGCCGTCGAGGCCGAGTTCCGCCCAGCCCTCGCCGTCGTCGAACTGCAGGGGCAGGACGCCCATGCCGATGAGGTTGTCGCGGTAGATGCGCTCGTAGCTCTTCGCGATGGTGGCGCGGATTCCGAGGAGGTCGGTCCCCTTCGCCGCCCAGTCGCGGCTCGAACCGGTCCCGAACTCGATGCCGGCCATCACGACCAGCGGCGTTCCGTCCTCGCGATAGCGCTCGCTCGCTTCGAACACCGTCGTCTCCTCGCCCGTCGGGTGGTGGACGGTGTAGCCGCCTTCTCTCCCGTCGAGCAGCTCGTTCTCGATGCGGACGTTCGCGAACGTGCCCCGCATCATGACCTCGTGGTTCCCGCGGCGGGAGCCGTAGGTGTTGAACTCGTGGGGCGCGACGCCGCGCTCTTTCAGCCACTGGCCCGCGGGCAGGTCCTCGCCGAAGGGTCCGGCGGGGCTGATGTGGTCGGTCGTGACCGTATCGCCGAGCGCGAGCAGGGTCCGGGCGTCCTCGACGTTCGAGACGCCGGGTTTCTCCAGCGGGAACTCCTGGAAGAACGGCGGTTCGCGGATGTACGTCGACTCGTCGTCCCAGTCGTAGACCTCGCCCGTCGGCGCGTCGAGCGCCTCCCAGCGCTCGTCGCCCTCGAAGACCGAGGCGTACTTCGACTCGAACAGCTCGGGCGAGACGCTGTCGTGGATCGTCCGGCGAACCTCTTCGGGGTCCGGCCAGACGTCTTCGAGGTAGACCGGCTCGCCGTCGTCGCCGGTGCCGATCGGGTCGGTCTCGAGGTCGACGTCCATCCGGCCGGCGAGGCCGTAGGCGACGACCAGCGGCGGGCTGGCGAGGTAGTTCGCGCGAATCTTCGGGTGGATGCGCGCCTCGAAGTTGCGATTCCCGGAGAGGACGCTCGTCGTCCAGAGGTCGTGCTCGTCGATGGCGGCCTCGATCGGCTCGGCGAGCGGCCCCGCGTTGCCGATGCAGGTCGTACAGCCGTAGCCGACGACGTGGTAGCCCAGTGCTTCGAGATCGTCGAGCAGGTCGGCCCGTTTCAGGTACTCCGTGACGACCTGGCTGCCGGGCGCGAGGCTCGTCTTGACGTAGTCTGGTACGTCGAGGCCTCTCTCGGCGGCGTTGCGCGCGAGCAGCCCCGCGGCGACCATCACCGACGGGTTCGACGTGTTCGTACAGCTCGTGATCGCGCTGACGAGGACGCTCCCGTGGCCGATCTCGACCTCGGTGCCGTCCTCGAGC
Coding sequences within it:
- a CDS encoding asparagine synthase C-terminal domain-containing protein, producing MPDATALRFGSGRGTPERIHEAIETNDPLPGTGGFAGAYDGRLVRDVLGRVPLFVEAGVLDSVDEAEADPTSFSEPPGPGSPVWKGIGAVEPQRWGHRPTVLEEPVAVPAGTIAGRNGAVARKGPGDWRLPQPEPIAESLDRVESALERVSRAELESTARADGSGEGTEVAASTAVAFSGGVDSALLAAFGETPLYVVGLPDGHDVEAARSAAAAMGRADDLRVRELSIEDVERAVPTVARAIDRTNAMDVAIATAIYLVASAAATDGIDRLVLGQGADELFGGYEKVATLDHRVDATTVRGAVREQLATLPTQLERDVLAVEAAGVEPVTPYLHDAVVEPALALPDSLLVAGSTRKVGLRRIAREHLPADVADRSKKALQYGTLVSRELDRLARRAGYKRRMDDHVRRYVESRLEG
- a CDS encoding PHP domain-containing protein translates to MQTVELHTHTSLSHDGRDPVELVLEQAAAVGLDAIAITDHDEIAASLDAVELAPSYGLVGIPGMEISSKAGHVLGIGIEEAVAPGLSFGETLDRIHDRGGIAVIPHPFQESRHGVMARITRTELAAADAIEVYNSRLLTGRSNRQARRFARTHDLPMTAGSDAHISEMVGQAVTHVHTDEPTAEAIVDAIEAGETTVDGKRTPWHISFRQAAGGVKRRVVSGLTGLF
- a CDS encoding Mrp/NBP35 family ATP-binding protein, yielding MSHTADDVYDALESVTDPALGDDIVSLGLVNDVSIEEDTATISLALNTPYATEELELGTAVRDAVSELGLEPDIRAKVSEELGFDTEVLPRVKNVIAVSSGKGGVGKTTVAANLAAGLERKGAMVGLLDADIHGPNVPRILPVESEPGVTPDDNLVPPRSDGVRIISTGFLLEDEDDPAMLRGPMVNKFMMKFFEGVEWGRLDYLVVDLPPGTGDATLNLLQAMPVTGTVIVTTPQDMALDDTRKGIQMYNEHDTPVFGIVENMSTFICPSCGDEHRLLGDREGVERTLSDYDVPLLGSLPMHPDFGADGSRGALAKDEDSPVGDQVRDLVDTIADRISAVNRQKVASHRGEAGDDEDAETPSIKSEYDVFE
- the acnA gene encoding aconitate hydratase AcnA yields the protein MSLNDVSDAIRPFEHDGTTYQMADLTALEDAGLCELDSLPVSIRIMLESVLRNADGDGIDLRDVENAASWRPDVPNVEVPFTVSRVVLQDLTGVPAVVDLAALRSAADRKGVDPAVVEPEVPCDLVIDHSVQVDHFGSEDAYEKNVDLEYERNEERYRAIKWAEQAFDDFNVVPPGTGIVHQVNLEHLGRVVHEREEDGEQWLYPDTLVGTDSHTPMIGGIGVVGWGVGGIEAEAALLGQPITMQLPEVVGVRLSGELPEGATATDLVLHLTETLRQVGVVDRFVEFFGPGVSQLSVADRATISNMAPEQGSTISMFPVDEKTLEYLELTGRDEDHIDLVRSYLEAQGLFGEQNPEYTETVEFDLGDVEPSLAGHKKPHARIPMGDLDEHFPTLLAEEGVIDSGAATSDGGLVSKDQPGLDEKIPVTLEDGTEVEIGHGSVLVSAITSCTNTSNPSVMVAAGLLARNAAERGLDVPDYVKTSLAPGSQVVTEYLKRADLLDDLEALGYHVVGYGCTTCIGNAGPLAEPIEAAIDEHDLWTTSVLSGNRNFEARIHPKIRANYLASPPLVVAYGLAGRMDVDLETDPIGTGDDGEPVYLEDVWPDPEEVRRTIHDSVSPELFESKYASVFEGDERWEALDAPTGEVYDWDDESTYIREPPFFQEFPLEKPGVSNVEDARTLLALGDTVTTDHISPAGPFGEDLPAGQWLKERGVAPHEFNTYGSRRGNHEVMMRGTFANVRIENELLDGREGGYTVHHPTGEETTVFEASERYREDGTPLVVMAGIEFGTGSSRDWAAKGTDLLGIRATIAKSYERIYRDNLIGMGVLPLQFDDGEGWAELGLDGTEYYTIEGLEDGLEPDQRLTVTAEPEAGETTTFEVTAQVATPSAVEYVEHGGVLHMVLRDLLTDELA